Proteins encoded within one genomic window of Streptomyces kaniharaensis:
- the truA gene encoding tRNA pseudouridine(38-40) synthase TruA produces the protein MVNDCAEQPPVKDGPADGHVRVRLDLAYHGAEFSGWARQKGGRRTVQEEIETALQIVTRSSELFPLTVAGRTDAGVHARGQVAHVDLPAELWEAHREKLLRRLAGRLPGDVRIYRVGEAPAGFDARFSAIWRRYAYRVADHPGGVDPLLRGHVLWHDRPLDLDRMNEAAKLLLGEHDFAAYCKKREGATTIRTLLELHWDRVPVDTYAAQEGSLAVATVRADAFCHNMVRALVGAMLLVGDGHRPVEFPGEVLAGGVRNSAVNVIRPYGLTLEEVGYPPDGQLAERNRQARRMRTLPGQPAAR, from the coding sequence GTGGTCAACGATTGCGCCGAGCAGCCGCCGGTGAAGGACGGCCCGGCCGACGGGCACGTCCGGGTCCGGCTCGACCTCGCCTACCACGGCGCCGAGTTCTCCGGCTGGGCCCGCCAGAAGGGCGGCCGCCGGACGGTCCAGGAGGAGATCGAGACCGCCCTGCAGATCGTCACCCGCAGCTCCGAGCTGTTCCCGCTGACCGTGGCCGGCCGCACCGACGCCGGGGTGCACGCCCGGGGCCAGGTCGCGCACGTCGACCTGCCGGCCGAGCTGTGGGAGGCGCACCGGGAGAAGCTGCTGCGCCGGCTGGCCGGGCGGCTGCCCGGGGACGTCCGGATCTACCGGGTCGGCGAGGCGCCGGCCGGGTTCGACGCGCGCTTCTCGGCGATCTGGCGCCGGTACGCGTACCGGGTCGCCGACCACCCCGGCGGGGTGGACCCGCTGCTGCGCGGGCACGTGCTCTGGCACGACCGGCCGCTCGACCTGGACCGGATGAACGAGGCCGCGAAGCTGCTGCTCGGCGAGCACGACTTCGCCGCGTACTGCAAGAAGCGCGAGGGCGCCACCACCATCCGCACCCTGCTGGAGCTGCACTGGGACCGCGTCCCGGTGGACACCTACGCCGCGCAGGAGGGCTCGCTCGCGGTCGCCACCGTCCGGGCCGACGCGTTCTGTCACAACATGGTCCGCGCCCTGGTCGGCGCGATGCTGCTGGTCGGCGACGGGCACCGGCCGGTGGAGTTCCCGGGCGAGGTGCTGGCCGGCGGGGTCCGCAACTCCGCGGTCAACGTGATCCGGCCGTACGGGCTCACGCTGGAGGAGGTCGGCTACCCGCCGGACGGCCAGCTCGCCGAGCGCAACCGCCAGGCCCGGCGGATGCGCACGCTGCCCGGGCAGCCGGCTGCCCGGTAG